A part of Leifsonia xyli subsp. xyli str. CTCB07 genomic DNA contains:
- a CDS encoding AAA family ATPase, with product MTMTSEQASWFAGVFEQLVQNIDRVLLGKTHVIRMAFTALLSEGHLLLEDFPGTGKTSLARAMAESLRGTTNRVQFTPDLLPGDITGVNVFDQRTGTFEFHRGPIFANVVLADEINRASPKTQSALLEVMEEQQVTVDGVPHPVEAPFIVIATQNPIEQAGTYRLPEAQLDRFLLKASIGYPDHEAMLRILEGAGRRAHEIVVPEMISAATVAKMAGMARGVHVDTTINDYVSRLVDASRNADEIRLGVSVRGALALIRAAKTFAAASGRYYVTPDDVKALAEPVLAHRLVLDPEAEFDGVTASSVVGQFLIEVPPPSGRAAV from the coding sequence ATGACCATGACCTCCGAGCAAGCCAGCTGGTTCGCAGGCGTGTTCGAGCAGCTTGTGCAGAACATCGATCGCGTGCTGCTCGGCAAGACCCATGTCATCCGCATGGCGTTCACCGCACTGCTCAGCGAGGGCCATCTGCTGCTGGAGGACTTCCCAGGAACCGGCAAGACATCGCTCGCCCGGGCGATGGCCGAGAGTCTGCGGGGCACGACCAATCGCGTGCAGTTCACCCCCGACCTGCTGCCCGGCGACATCACCGGCGTCAACGTCTTCGACCAGCGAACCGGGACGTTCGAGTTCCATCGGGGGCCGATCTTCGCGAATGTCGTGCTGGCGGATGAGATCAACCGGGCCTCGCCGAAGACGCAGTCGGCGCTGTTGGAGGTCATGGAGGAACAACAGGTCACGGTGGACGGGGTGCCCCATCCCGTCGAAGCGCCGTTCATCGTCATTGCCACGCAGAACCCGATCGAACAGGCGGGAACCTACCGGCTGCCCGAGGCCCAGCTGGACCGGTTTCTCTTGAAGGCCTCGATCGGCTATCCGGACCACGAAGCCATGCTGCGCATCCTCGAGGGTGCGGGCCGGCGGGCGCACGAGATCGTCGTGCCGGAAATGATCTCCGCGGCCACCGTCGCGAAGATGGCCGGGATGGCGCGAGGGGTGCATGTGGACACGACGATCAACGACTACGTCTCCCGGCTCGTGGACGCCAGCCGGAACGCTGACGAGATCCGGCTCGGTGTCAGTGTGCGCGGAGCTCTCGCGCTCATCCGCGCGGCTAAGACCTTCGCTGCGGCGTCCGGCCGCTACTACGTGACGCCGGACGATGTGAAGGCCCTGGCCGAACCCGTGCTCGCACACCGCCTCGTGCTCGACCCGGAGGCGGAGTTCGACGGTGTCACCGCCTCCAGCGTCGTCGGCCAGTTCCTGATCGAGGTGCCGCCGCCGAGCGGCCGGGCCGCCGTGTGA
- a CDS encoding transglutaminaseTgpA domain-containing protein: MSAPRASGRAAAADTVFALAAVSLAAWSFWPVYQSAAFVVMLVVTVVLGCAIAVVGAVFRVPSIALTALIVGAFLAGGVPLAVPAETNAGGPLPTLPGFLDLVRGTWLSWKQLVTISLPVGSYQALLVPAFILVLLGSAVTLTIALRSKTPELAALPPVAVLVGGIALGSAVAPVPLWLVLALFGLLLVWNIAIRLRRRAAAVGTLRERSGLIVETPRERRSTAAITVTGAAIMFGGVAVIGVAATALLPPQAERQVVRSFTEQPFDPRAYPSPLSGFRSYLEPAKARAPMLSVTGLPADRRLRIATLDTYDGVVYSVGSGAATSASGAFTRVPYRLDQSGVNGTAARITVTVHGYRGPWVPGTGQLEQIAFLGQDANRLSGAFSYNTVTGTGASTVMLQSGDTYSAESVEKPLLTATQLERAQPGPDTVPRPAVVPDQLHALLQKYTDGVSGAGPGLAAALRGIARDGYLSHGIDASEPASRSGHGADRIAELLTDVPMLGDQEQYSVTAALLARQLGFPARVVVGFVAPKGSGDAVTFTGSDISAWIEVQTAEGWVSADPTPPVRPVPQKEPNRPTEISRPQTNVQPPVDESPRQNDEPPQAQVDPSPPPSLKPSLEGLRGILTIAGWSLLAVAVFTAPFLAVIAAKWRRRALRRRAPTAVERIVGGWREFADAAVDHGYERLPSATRVEFATAVGGSRAAALANVADRAVFSPLPLTSQEADSVWKAVDDLRRQLEKRDTRWKRLLAAVSLRSLGYRGRSAERKSER; this comes from the coding sequence GTGAGCGCCCCACGCGCGAGCGGTCGTGCGGCTGCTGCCGACACCGTCTTCGCGCTGGCGGCGGTGAGTCTCGCCGCGTGGTCGTTCTGGCCGGTGTACCAGTCGGCTGCGTTCGTCGTCATGCTGGTCGTCACGGTGGTCCTGGGGTGTGCGATCGCGGTCGTGGGTGCGGTGTTCCGGGTTCCGAGCATCGCGCTGACGGCGCTCATCGTGGGGGCCTTCCTCGCCGGGGGAGTCCCGCTCGCCGTCCCCGCGGAAACGAACGCCGGGGGGCCGCTGCCGACCCTCCCCGGATTCCTGGATCTGGTGCGGGGAACCTGGCTGAGCTGGAAGCAGCTTGTCACCATTTCGCTCCCGGTCGGCTCCTATCAGGCTCTGCTCGTGCCCGCGTTCATCCTCGTGCTGCTGGGGAGCGCGGTGACGCTGACGATCGCGCTGCGATCGAAGACGCCGGAGCTGGCGGCGCTCCCGCCGGTCGCGGTCCTGGTCGGCGGCATCGCACTCGGCTCTGCGGTTGCGCCGGTCCCGCTCTGGCTCGTCCTCGCGCTGTTCGGGCTGCTGCTCGTCTGGAACATCGCCATCCGGCTCCGACGCCGCGCCGCGGCTGTCGGCACGCTGCGCGAACGGAGCGGGCTCATCGTGGAGACACCGCGTGAGCGTCGCTCGACGGCGGCCATCACCGTGACAGGGGCCGCCATCATGTTCGGCGGGGTGGCCGTCATCGGCGTAGCCGCGACAGCGCTTCTCCCCCCGCAGGCCGAGCGGCAGGTCGTCCGCAGCTTCACGGAACAGCCCTTCGACCCGCGGGCGTACCCGAGTCCGCTGAGCGGTTTCCGCTCCTATCTGGAGCCGGCGAAGGCCCGTGCGCCGATGCTGAGCGTGACCGGGCTCCCCGCCGACCGGCGGCTGCGCATCGCGACGCTCGACACATACGATGGCGTCGTCTACTCGGTGGGCAGTGGCGCTGCGACGAGCGCCTCCGGGGCCTTCACACGGGTCCCGTACCGGCTGGACCAGTCCGGTGTGAACGGAACCGCCGCGAGAATCACGGTCACGGTGCATGGTTACCGTGGCCCGTGGGTCCCGGGAACCGGGCAGCTGGAGCAGATCGCCTTCCTCGGCCAGGATGCGAACCGGCTCTCTGGTGCCTTCTCTTACAACACTGTGACCGGGACCGGTGCGTCCACCGTCATGCTCCAGAGCGGCGACACCTACAGCGCCGAATCCGTCGAAAAGCCCCTGCTCACGGCGACCCAGCTGGAAAGGGCGCAGCCAGGACCGGACACCGTGCCACGCCCGGCCGTGGTGCCCGACCAACTGCACGCGCTCCTTCAGAAGTACACCGACGGCGTGTCCGGCGCGGGGCCGGGACTCGCTGCCGCTCTGCGCGGTATCGCACGCGACGGCTATCTCTCGCACGGTATCGACGCCAGCGAACCCGCGAGCCGATCCGGTCACGGAGCGGACCGGATCGCGGAACTGCTGACCGATGTCCCGATGCTGGGCGACCAGGAACAGTACTCGGTGACGGCGGCGCTCCTGGCCCGGCAACTGGGCTTCCCCGCCCGCGTCGTGGTCGGTTTCGTGGCCCCCAAAGGCTCGGGCGACGCGGTCACCTTCACCGGGTCCGACATCTCCGCGTGGATCGAGGTGCAGACGGCGGAGGGCTGGGTGAGTGCGGACCCCACCCCGCCCGTCCGCCCCGTCCCGCAGAAGGAGCCCAATCGGCCAACCGAAATCTCCCGCCCGCAGACGAACGTTCAGCCGCCGGTGGACGAGAGCCCGCGGCAGAACGACGAGCCGCCCCAGGCGCAGGTCGACCCGAGCCCACCACCGTCGCTGAAACCGTCGCTGGAGGGGCTGCGCGGCATCCTGACGATCGCCGGCTGGTCGCTGCTCGCGGTGGCTGTTTTCACCGCACCGTTCCTCGCCGTGATCGCGGCCAAGTGGCGGCGACGGGCGCTCCGCCGGCGGGCTCCGACAGCGGTCGAGCGGATCGTCGGCGGATGGCGCGAATTCGCAGACGCCGCTGTGGACCACGGCTATGAGCGGCTGCCGTCGGCCACCCGTGTCGAATTCGCGACGGCGGTCGGCGGTTCCCGGGCTGCCGCTCTCGCGAACGTCGCCGACCGCGCGGTGTTCAGTCCGCTCCCGTTGACCTCGCAGGAGGCGGACAGCGTCTGGAAGGCCGTCGACGACCTCCGGCGGCAGCTGGAGAAGCGCGACACGCGCTGGAAACGGCTGCTGGCGGCGGTCTCGCTCCGCTCCCTCGGTTACCGTGGAAGGAGCGCAGAGAGGAAGAGCGAGCGATGA
- a CDS encoding DUF58 domain-containing protein, with product MTATAGHTQATLENTRTRIVGERDGVLADVIVGAVRTGSAAGHGIAAAAGRIGGVVTPLGWSLAALAVLALVSGYLFGWVEAVAAGWTAVALLTTACLSLVGRIASDVSLRLPAHRVVVADRAPVQVTVQNPVRRRLSGIRVEVPVGPGLTEFASPALAAGEEHTEVFVVPTTRRGIVPIGPARTVRADPVGLLRRELVWADSLDLFVHPRIVAIPSMSTGLVRDLEGAPTRDLTASHVAFHALREYLPGDERRTIHWKSTAKTGNYMVRQFEETRRSHLLVALSLSAADYANEEEFELAVSATGSLGVRALLDSRTVSVVASAETLGFAKRTLIGARRISTVGRSSLLDDLAGVEPTKSALRLPGLAQVAAGDAAGSSLVFLLCGSTLGSAQLRAAAAHFPLGMEVVAIVCGAGTVPSLRRVADLSVLRIGYLEDLQRSLAKRLAT from the coding sequence GTGACTGCCACGGCCGGCCACACCCAGGCGACACTCGAAAACACACGGACCCGCATCGTCGGCGAGCGCGACGGTGTGCTCGCCGACGTCATCGTCGGGGCGGTGCGGACCGGTTCGGCGGCCGGCCACGGAATCGCCGCCGCCGCCGGGCGGATCGGCGGTGTGGTGACGCCGCTCGGCTGGTCGCTGGCCGCCCTGGCGGTGCTGGCGCTCGTCTCCGGTTACCTGTTCGGCTGGGTGGAGGCGGTGGCCGCGGGCTGGACAGCGGTCGCTCTCTTGACCACCGCCTGTCTCTCCCTCGTCGGCCGGATCGCGTCTGACGTCTCCCTGCGGCTGCCCGCCCACCGCGTCGTCGTGGCAGACCGGGCGCCGGTCCAGGTCACCGTGCAGAACCCGGTGCGCCGCCGGCTGTCCGGTATCCGCGTTGAGGTGCCGGTTGGCCCGGGGCTGACGGAGTTCGCCTCGCCCGCGCTGGCGGCGGGGGAGGAGCACACGGAGGTCTTTGTCGTCCCGACGACCCGCCGCGGGATTGTCCCAATCGGCCCGGCGCGGACCGTGCGCGCCGACCCGGTCGGACTGCTCCGGCGCGAGCTGGTGTGGGCGGACTCGCTCGATCTCTTCGTGCATCCGCGCATCGTCGCCATCCCGAGCATGAGCACCGGGCTCGTGCGCGACCTGGAAGGAGCGCCGACCCGCGATCTGACGGCCAGCCATGTCGCCTTCCACGCTCTGCGGGAGTACTTGCCGGGGGATGAGCGCCGCACCATCCACTGGAAGAGCACAGCCAAGACCGGCAACTATATGGTCCGTCAATTCGAGGAGACCCGGCGCAGCCACCTGCTGGTGGCCCTGAGCCTGTCGGCGGCCGACTACGCGAACGAGGAGGAGTTCGAACTCGCCGTGAGCGCCACCGGCTCGCTCGGCGTGCGGGCTCTGCTCGATTCGCGGACGGTCTCGGTCGTCGCCAGCGCAGAGACGCTCGGCTTCGCGAAGCGGACGCTGATCGGCGCTCGCCGCATCAGCACGGTCGGGCGCAGCTCTCTGCTGGACGATCTCGCGGGCGTGGAGCCGACCAAGTCCGCGCTGCGCCTGCCTGGGCTGGCTCAGGTCGCCGCCGGGGACGCGGCCGGGTCCTCCCTCGTCTTCCTCCTCTGCGGTTCCACGCTCGGCTCTGCGCAGCTACGGGCTGCCGCGGCCCACTTTCCGCTCGGGATGGAGGTGGTGGCGATCGTCTGCGGTGCGGGCACGGTTCCGTCGCTGCGGCGCGTGGCGGATCTCAGCGTCCTCAGGATCGGCTACCTGGAGGACCTCCAGCGAAGTCTCGCGAAACGGCTCGCGACGTGA
- a CDS encoding Ig-like domain-containing protein, which produces MIRVWLMAHKSLAATVVSGAVITAFVTTLAVVSGGYSAQRFQIGDASVWVASEAKKSLGRANTEIGKLNSIVPGSGEALDVVQDGENVLLLDREANTAAVVNPATAEAGESVALPPRSPQVLVAGGRVALLSRATGQLWLTSVGQLSTFASSSVATMDLGGRAVAAMDPAGVLYAYQPDARTVTRVDLGGDQPTRTTSRVPASGDGANAQLTTAGGQWAMFDPDARTLWLPGRKVDLASLLGGSSAAVVQQPSGGSAAVWIASSGGLLRVPLDGSAPRRVLTAVSGTPVAPAVSHGCAYAAWESGTVFRSCSDDGPGQRSTIDRSPGGGALVFRANRGRLLLNDTRSGVAWAVQNGNTRIDNWDELVSQKTAKELVDQSRQDTKPHYEKQEQPPVAVADHFGARPGRVTPLPVLLNDYDPNGDVLTIDSVTAIPESQGTLELTNADQQVQIALPATASGSIAFDYTISDGRGGTATAHVTVTVRSPVENSPPLCVRAAKAVVQAGGRVTTPVLGDCYDPDGDSFFLAGATVPAPYTVTFTPQGQVAFSDHGQGGGVKDVSLVLSDGRAEGSGQLAVTVQPPGQVPIIADPFAVVTSQSQEVMVRPLDHVRGGNGTVRLSTVPSKADATITPDYQGGTFRFVSDQPGPHTIEYSVTDGTVTATGVVRVVVRASLGARTAPIAVPHTAFIRELSNQDVDVLSTDIDPSGGVLLVTSVAGPSPSTGIRVQALQQRTLRVTLTRPLEQSVDFHYRLSNGIADAEGTVTVVQLPPLTVHQPPVAAPDSVAVRVDDVVDIPVLANDVQPDGGKLALDPTLATPLPSGAGLLFASGDHLRYLAPSRPGNYTAVYRVTGEDGQWATAEVGIAVRERDEAANNPPVPKTVTVRVLAGDTVRIAIPLSGIDPDGDSVQFVGQETNPQKGAVIASGSDWLDFRAGDYAAGTDSFTYTVVDALGSRATGTVRVGIAPRSGGAHNPVAVEDDVTTRPGKTLSVQVLRNDSDPDGSPLSVTAVTSLDSRARAEIRGDIVVVAVPRSEGAYGFLYTIQNDLGGTSQAFLRVMADKNAPPARPIVTDTTLELSDVLGKDRISVNVLSSVFFADGPVSSLKLSIVPGYGRSAETTAAGRIRVTIRAKSQVIPFKVANPEDGSYSAYGFVHVPGYDDALPQRRRGAPELSVVSEKTLTIHLNDVIVAVGGRKVRLTDAATVRVTHSNGADPVANSDTLQFTSANRYFGPASISFQVTDGSSPTDPKGNVTTIVLPIEVTPRENQPPVFTGALIDFEPGESKTIDLTKLTSYPYAKDLAELAYSIQDPRPDGVSLSLSGQSLTIGVGAGVEKGAKPDILIGVKDVVKTGQPGHIDLTVVPSTRPLASPQPDRVIAPRGQTTTVDVLANDAATNPFPNQALRMIAVRGLGGSLPAGVTVTPSADSSVLAVTVTSTAAPVDTTLQYEVMDATGDPDRYTWGTVVISVQDRPSPVSDVRVTAIGDLSLTLSWTPGSFNNAPITGFEVTQTRAATGAVVSTTSCPSTVCVIPTPGNGPDAAVTLSVRARNALGLSEPTAYVEPVWSDVVSNAPTGLSASPLDHGLRISWTKPVDAPGASPITSYVVTVGGLTNTVQVSGADAVGSSYSLNVTDPGIANGAVLSFSVASRNGFYRGRTTSNQSTGSAVPSGAPVLTGVAPVATPDTTDGTSATLTWSSVFGENGKAISAYYAGVFQGGAPPNCSVTGVQTGEPVLHVDPVSGSFQRVTDANATFTGLLPNHSYSFVVYADNGQGCTASAVVSATQRQKPGSVSSVRIFGPERNGAANTWDYFASVGYAPGSGSNPTVSYQLLSGGAVVDSGTLNGTKGVLSGTSGQHYGMDLTVRITSVCETSPDGSQLCASQSASRSMGTAVSAAIESPRYDPESRRFTWTGWPTGSGYDRVEYGCDGITRQDMPAAGQVADCTVPPGVALPVLTIIVSANGDAYRYAYPASSMQ; this is translated from the coding sequence GTGATCCGCGTCTGGCTCATGGCGCACAAGTCCCTCGCGGCGACAGTCGTGAGCGGGGCCGTGATCACAGCCTTCGTGACGACCCTCGCGGTGGTCTCTGGTGGGTACAGCGCCCAGCGCTTCCAGATCGGCGACGCCTCGGTGTGGGTCGCGAGCGAGGCGAAGAAGTCGCTGGGGCGGGCCAACACCGAGATCGGCAAGCTCAACTCGATCGTCCCGGGCTCCGGTGAGGCGCTGGATGTGGTGCAGGACGGGGAGAACGTGCTCCTGCTCGACCGCGAGGCGAACACCGCTGCGGTCGTCAACCCGGCCACGGCGGAGGCTGGCGAGTCCGTCGCTCTCCCGCCGCGCTCGCCGCAGGTACTCGTCGCCGGTGGCAGAGTCGCTCTGCTCTCGCGGGCGACGGGGCAGCTGTGGCTGACCAGCGTCGGGCAGCTGTCGACGTTCGCCTCGAGCTCGGTGGCGACGATGGATCTCGGCGGCCGTGCGGTCGCTGCGATGGACCCCGCGGGTGTGCTCTACGCCTACCAGCCCGACGCCCGGACCGTCACCCGTGTCGATCTCGGCGGCGATCAGCCCACGAGGACGACCAGCAGAGTTCCCGCCTCCGGGGACGGCGCGAATGCCCAGCTCACCACGGCCGGCGGGCAGTGGGCGATGTTCGACCCGGACGCCCGGACGCTGTGGCTCCCGGGGCGCAAAGTGGACCTCGCTTCGCTGCTCGGCGGCAGCAGCGCCGCCGTGGTGCAGCAGCCGTCGGGCGGGAGCGCAGCGGTGTGGATCGCGAGCTCCGGTGGTCTGCTCCGGGTTCCGCTCGACGGTTCGGCGCCCCGGCGGGTGCTCACGGCGGTGTCCGGAACGCCGGTTGCGCCAGCCGTGTCTCACGGTTGCGCGTACGCGGCTTGGGAAAGCGGCACGGTGTTCCGTTCCTGCTCGGATGACGGCCCCGGGCAGCGCTCGACGATCGACCGATCTCCGGGTGGTGGCGCGCTCGTCTTCCGTGCGAACCGGGGCCGGCTGCTCCTGAATGACACCCGCTCCGGTGTCGCCTGGGCGGTCCAGAACGGGAACACGCGCATCGACAACTGGGACGAACTGGTCTCGCAGAAGACCGCGAAGGAGCTTGTCGACCAGTCCCGGCAGGACACGAAGCCACACTATGAGAAGCAGGAGCAGCCCCCGGTCGCGGTGGCCGATCATTTCGGCGCCCGTCCGGGCCGGGTCACACCGCTCCCGGTGCTCCTCAACGACTACGACCCCAACGGCGATGTTCTGACGATCGACTCCGTCACGGCCATTCCCGAGTCGCAGGGAACGCTGGAGCTAACCAACGCGGATCAGCAGGTGCAGATTGCGCTGCCGGCCACCGCCTCCGGCTCGATCGCTTTCGACTACACGATCTCAGACGGGCGGGGCGGCACCGCGACCGCCCACGTCACCGTCACCGTGCGGAGCCCTGTCGAGAACTCGCCTCCGTTGTGCGTGCGGGCCGCGAAGGCTGTGGTGCAGGCCGGCGGCCGGGTCACCACCCCGGTGCTCGGCGACTGCTACGACCCAGACGGCGACTCTTTCTTCCTCGCCGGGGCGACCGTGCCGGCGCCGTACACGGTGACGTTCACTCCGCAGGGGCAGGTCGCTTTCTCCGACCACGGTCAGGGCGGCGGAGTCAAGGATGTCTCCCTCGTCCTCTCCGACGGCCGCGCGGAGGGCAGCGGCCAGCTCGCTGTGACCGTGCAGCCGCCGGGCCAGGTGCCGATCATCGCCGACCCGTTCGCTGTGGTGACCTCCCAGAGCCAGGAAGTCATGGTCCGGCCGCTCGACCACGTCCGCGGTGGCAACGGAACGGTCCGCCTGAGCACCGTGCCCAGTAAAGCCGACGCGACGATCACGCCCGACTACCAGGGCGGCACGTTCCGCTTCGTTTCCGACCAGCCGGGCCCCCACACCATCGAGTACTCGGTGACGGACGGCACCGTGACCGCGACCGGTGTGGTCCGGGTCGTGGTCCGGGCGTCTCTCGGAGCGAGGACCGCGCCGATCGCTGTACCGCACACGGCGTTCATCCGCGAGCTGTCCAACCAGGACGTCGATGTCCTCTCCACCGACATCGACCCCTCCGGCGGGGTTCTGCTTGTCACGAGTGTGGCCGGCCCCAGCCCGTCGACCGGCATCCGCGTCCAGGCGCTGCAGCAGCGCACCTTGCGGGTGACCCTCACCCGCCCCCTCGAGCAGTCGGTGGACTTCCACTACCGGCTCTCCAATGGCATCGCCGACGCCGAAGGAACGGTCACCGTTGTCCAGCTGCCGCCGTTGACCGTGCATCAACCGCCTGTCGCTGCGCCCGACTCTGTCGCGGTGCGCGTGGACGATGTAGTCGACATCCCCGTGCTTGCGAACGACGTTCAGCCCGACGGCGGCAAGCTAGCCCTCGACCCGACGCTCGCGACGCCGCTGCCCTCCGGTGCGGGACTGCTCTTCGCCAGCGGCGATCACCTGCGCTACTTGGCCCCGTCGAGACCGGGTAACTACACCGCTGTCTACCGTGTCACCGGCGAGGACGGGCAGTGGGCGACGGCGGAGGTCGGCATCGCGGTGCGGGAACGCGATGAGGCGGCTAACAATCCCCCGGTTCCGAAGACGGTCACGGTGCGCGTGCTCGCCGGTGACACCGTGCGGATCGCCATCCCGCTGTCGGGAATCGACCCGGACGGCGACTCCGTCCAGTTCGTCGGGCAGGAGACGAACCCGCAGAAGGGCGCGGTGATCGCTTCCGGGTCGGATTGGCTCGATTTCCGGGCCGGCGATTACGCGGCGGGGACGGACTCGTTCACGTATACGGTGGTGGATGCGCTGGGTTCCCGGGCGACCGGCACTGTCCGTGTCGGCATCGCGCCGCGGTCCGGGGGCGCGCACAACCCCGTCGCCGTCGAGGACGATGTGACGACGCGGCCGGGAAAGACGCTGAGCGTCCAGGTGCTCAGGAACGACAGCGACCCGGACGGGAGCCCACTGTCTGTCACGGCGGTGACCTCGCTCGACAGCAGGGCCAGGGCGGAGATCCGGGGCGATATCGTCGTGGTGGCCGTGCCTAGGTCGGAGGGCGCGTACGGGTTCCTATACACTATCCAGAACGACCTCGGCGGGACGAGCCAGGCCTTTCTCCGGGTCATGGCGGACAAGAACGCCCCTCCCGCGCGGCCGATCGTCACCGACACGACGCTCGAACTTTCGGACGTCCTGGGGAAGGACCGGATATCGGTCAACGTCCTGTCGAGCGTGTTCTTCGCGGACGGCCCGGTCAGCTCGCTGAAGCTCTCGATCGTTCCGGGATACGGCAGGAGCGCCGAGACCACGGCGGCCGGCCGCATCCGGGTGACGATCCGCGCCAAGAGCCAGGTCATCCCGTTCAAAGTGGCGAACCCCGAGGACGGGTCGTACTCGGCTTACGGCTTCGTGCATGTCCCCGGCTATGACGACGCGCTGCCGCAACGGAGACGCGGTGCGCCCGAACTCTCGGTGGTGAGTGAGAAGACGCTCACCATCCACCTGAACGACGTCATCGTCGCGGTCGGCGGACGTAAGGTGAGACTGACCGACGCGGCGACGGTCAGGGTGACGCACTCCAACGGCGCCGACCCCGTGGCGAACAGCGACACGCTGCAGTTCACTTCGGCCAACCGCTACTTCGGTCCAGCCTCGATCTCCTTCCAGGTCACGGACGGATCCAGCCCCACCGATCCGAAGGGGAACGTCACGACGATCGTGTTGCCGATCGAGGTGACCCCGCGCGAGAACCAGCCGCCTGTGTTCACGGGCGCGCTCATCGACTTCGAGCCGGGGGAGTCCAAGACGATCGACCTCACCAAACTCACGAGCTATCCCTACGCCAAAGACCTGGCAGAGCTCGCTTACAGTATCCAGGACCCGCGTCCGGACGGAGTTTCGCTGTCGCTCTCCGGGCAGAGTCTGACGATTGGAGTGGGTGCGGGGGTGGAGAAGGGCGCCAAGCCCGACATTCTGATCGGGGTGAAGGATGTGGTGAAGACCGGTCAGCCCGGCCACATCGACCTCACCGTGGTGCCCTCGACTCGCCCGCTCGCGAGCCCCCAGCCCGACCGGGTGATCGCCCCGCGCGGTCAGACCACGACCGTCGACGTTCTGGCGAACGACGCCGCGACGAACCCGTTCCCGAACCAGGCGCTGCGCATGATCGCCGTGCGAGGCCTCGGCGGGAGCCTTCCGGCCGGGGTCACCGTGACCCCGAGCGCAGACAGCTCCGTGCTCGCGGTCACGGTCACGAGCACGGCCGCCCCGGTGGACACCACGCTCCAGTACGAGGTCATGGACGCCACGGGAGACCCAGACCGCTACACCTGGGGCACCGTCGTCATCTCGGTCCAGGACCGCCCCTCGCCGGTTTCGGACGTCCGGGTCACCGCCATCGGGGATCTCAGCCTCACCCTGAGCTGGACTCCGGGTTCTTTCAACAACGCTCCCATCACGGGGTTCGAGGTGACCCAGACGCGGGCCGCCACTGGAGCCGTCGTGTCGACCACCAGCTGTCCCAGCACAGTGTGCGTCATCCCCACACCGGGCAACGGACCGGACGCCGCCGTCACCCTCAGCGTCCGGGCGAGGAATGCCCTCGGCCTCTCCGAGCCGACGGCGTATGTCGAGCCGGTCTGGTCGGATGTGGTCTCGAACGCACCGACCGGGCTCTCCGCCTCGCCGCTTGACCACGGCCTGCGGATCAGCTGGACGAAACCGGTCGATGCCCCAGGCGCTAGCCCGATCACGTCGTACGTCGTGACCGTCGGCGGTCTCACGAACACGGTCCAGGTCTCCGGCGCGGATGCCGTCGGCTCCTCTTACTCCCTCAACGTCACCGACCCGGGAATCGCGAACGGCGCCGTGCTCTCGTTCAGCGTGGCATCGCGGAACGGGTTCTACCGGGGCCGCACGACCTCGAACCAGAGCACAGGCAGCGCTGTGCCCTCGGGGGCTCCGGTGCTGACCGGGGTCGCACCCGTCGCGACACCGGACACAACCGATGGCACGAGCGCGACGCTGACCTGGTCGTCGGTCTTCGGCGAGAACGGCAAAGCCATCAGCGCCTACTACGCCGGGGTGTTCCAGGGCGGTGCGCCGCCGAACTGCTCGGTGACCGGTGTGCAGACGGGCGAGCCGGTGCTCCACGTCGATCCCGTGTCGGGATCGTTCCAGCGTGTCACCGATGCGAACGCCACATTCACCGGACTGCTCCCCAACCACTCGTACAGCTTCGTCGTCTACGCCGACAACGGTCAGGGGTGTACGGCCTCGGCCGTGGTCAGCGCCACGCAGCGACAGAAGCCGGGAAGTGTAAGTAGCGTCCGGATCTTCGGTCCTGAGCGGAACGGCGCCGCGAACACTTGGGACTACTTCGCTTCGGTCGGCTACGCGCCGGGCAGCGGCTCGAACCCGACCGTCTCCTACCAGCTCCTCAGCGGCGGTGCGGTGGTCGACAGCGGAACGCTGAATGGAACTAAGGGGGTTCTTTCGGGGACGAGCGGCCAGCACTACGGGATGGATCTCACAGTGCGGATCACGAGCGTCTGCGAGACCTCTCCGGACGGTTCGCAGCTGTGTGCTTCCCAGAGTGCGTCCCGCAGTATGGGGACGGCGGTCAGCGCGGCGATCGAGAGTCCACGCTACGATCCGGAGAGCCGGAGGTTCACCTGGACGGGCTGGCCGACCGGAAGTGGCTACGACCGCGTCGAGTACGGCTGCGACGGGATCACCCGGCAGGACATGCCGGCTGCCGGGCAGGTTGCTGACTGCACCGTCCCTCCGGGCGTCGCGCTCCCGGTGCTCACGATCATCGTCTCCGCCAACGGCGACGCCTATCGGTACGCCTATCCCGCATCAAGCATGCAATGA